A single genomic interval of Seriola aureovittata isolate HTS-2021-v1 ecotype China chromosome 10, ASM2101889v1, whole genome shotgun sequence harbors:
- the wash1 gene encoding WASH complex subunit 1 has protein sequence MVRMTQKHILEGQVYSVPLIQPDLRREEAVHQIADALLYLENISNDIFRRVSESVEKNRHQLQSVTDRIRLAQARVDKIKGSKKATKVFSSAKYPAPDRLQDYSSIFTGATDPSSQTRPRHRIQNKLRPFDEKALQEKLMYFPVCVGNKKKSEDETEEGLGSLPRNISSVSSLLLFNTTENLYKKYVFLDPLAGAVTKTHTTLETEKEEKPFDAPLSITKREQLERQTAESYFYVPDLGEVPEIDVPSYLPDLPGIADDLSYSADLGPGFAPSGPTHNIPELPSFSEESNAPGSQLQPNAAPPPPPPPPPPPPPEPALASAAPAGAPPPPPPPPPPPADIPTEVSRAQSSGPVSGAPSEVVQPSDSRASLLESIRNAGGIGKAKLRNVKERKMEKKKQKEQEQAVGAASSGGDFMSDLFNKLAMRRKGISGKGPAGGETNDIPAGTGGAFARMSDVIPPLPAPQSTTDDDDWEA, from the exons ATGGTCAG GATGACCCAGAAGCACATCCTGGAGGGCCAGGTGTACTCAGTGCCTCTCATCCAACCAGACCttaggagagaggaggctgtcCATCAGATAGCAGATGCATTACTCTACTTGGAGAACATCTCTAATGATATTTTCAGACG GGTGTCTGAGAGTGTAGAGAAGAACCGCCACCAGCTGCAGAGCGTCACTGACCGGATCAGACTAGCTCAGGCCCGTGTCGACAAGATCAAAGGCAGTAAGAAGGCCACCAAG GTTTTCTCCAGTGCCAAGTACCCAGCACCAGATCGACTTCAGGACTACTCGTCAATTTTTACTGGTGCCACAGACCCCTCCTCACAAACCCGCCCCCGACACCGGATACAGAACAAACTTCGACCATTTGATGAGAAGGCCTTGCAG GAGAAGTTAATGTATTTCCCAGTGTGCGTTGGCAATAAGAAGAAGTCTGAggatgagacagaggaggggcTGGGAAGTCTGCCACGCAACATCTCATCCGTCAGCTCCCTGCTGCTCTTTAATACCACCGAGAATCT atacAAAAAGTATGTGTTCCTTGATCCTCTGGCGGGAGCAGtgactaaaacacacacaacactagagacagaaaaagaagagaaaccaTTTGATGCTCCATTGTCCATCACTAAGAGAGAACAACTAGAGCGACAG acagcagagagttATTTCTATGTGCCAGACCTGGGCGAGGTGCCCGAGATAGATGTGCCGTCCTACTTGCCTGACCTTCCAGGCATAGCAGACGACCTGTCCTATAGTGCAGACCTTGGGCCTGGCTTTGCCCCATCAGGACCCACACACAACATCCCTGAGCTGCCTTCCTTCTCTGAAGAGAGCAATGCACCAG GATCGCAACTCCAGCCTAATGctgcacctcctccaccacctcccccaccccctcctcctcctcctgagccTGCACTTgcttctgctgctcctgcaggagctccccctcctccacctcctccaccccctcctcccgcTGACATCCCCACAGAAGTCTCTCGAGCCCAAAGTTCAG GTCCTGTGTCTGGTGCTCCCAGCGAGGTGGTCCAGCCGTCAGACAGCCGTGCCAGTCTGCTGGAGTCTATCCGCAACGCCGGAGGCATCGGCAAAGCCAAGTTACGCAACGTCAAAGAGCGcaagatggagaagaagaaacagaaggagCAAGAGCAAG CAGTGGGAGCGGCATCTAGTGGTGGAGACTTTATGTCTGATCTCTTCAATAAACTTGCCATGCGGAGGAAAG GCATTTCTGGTAAGGGTCCAGCAGGTGGGGAGACAAATGACATTCCCGCTGGTACCGGAGGCGCATTTGCCAGGATGTCGGATGTCATCCCACCACTTCCTGCCCCACAATCGACAACAGATGATGACGACTGGGAAGCATAA
- the ddx11 gene encoding ATP-dependent DNA helicase DDX11 — translation MENGRAQFPFPYQPYNIQEQFMHALYKALDQGKVGIFESPTGTGKSLSLICGALSWLTDYEDRKKQEAAALLQEGEASLSTSTAQSSVTSSSAEPDWITDFVQKKAERDLVTKLKEDELKRKKREERLEMIRNNVQLKYAMKRKSDEDDEAFKLLKLSKEEQTETQGDQEDEELIIAEYESDDESKSKSRFCGPEDDEDDELIEEHVTKIYYCSRTHSQLAQFVHEVQKSPFSKDISLVTLGSRQNLCINEEVRRLGSIQRINDRCMEMQKNKHEKQHHEEGVKRKRGPAKSVCPYNKASALQQMRDEVVGTAHDIEQLLKLGREMHACPYYATRLAIPPAQLVVLPYQMVLHEATRRSTGIQLKGQIVIIDEAHNLSDTLSCIHSAELTGAQLCRAHSQLTQYADRYKSRLKAKNLMYIKQILFVVEGLVRVLGGKVGQNPQSQITQTGTEMLTINNFLFKAQIDNINLFKLQKYFEKSMISRKLGGFVEKYAGSGVSVHTQSSSNKENRRTEGLNRYLQTLQTNQNTAPVSSPDQQGSAEADKVLSASPMMQVEGFFMALTNSNTDGRVVVHRQGTLSEGSVKFLLLNPAVHFAQVLKECRAVIIAGGTMQPVSDFKQELLFSAGVGEERITEFSCGHVIPPENILPLVLCSGPSGQELDFTFQNRDSPRMMDETGRILSNICNVVPGGVVCFFPSYEYSRRIISHWEASGALTRLANKKKIFQEPKKANQVEQVLNDFTRCIQRCALDSGGLTGALLFSVVGGKMSEGINFSDDLGRCVVMVGMPYPNIKSPELQEKMSYLDKHLPHSGGRSPGQALIENLCMKAVNQSIGRAIRHRGDYSSIVLCDKRYSRPATLSKLPTWIKSRTSTCTTFGPAFAAMRKFFQEKKQKQV, via the exons ATGGAGAATGGCAGGGCCCAATTTCCATTTCCCTACCAACCTTATAACATCCAGGAGCAGTTCATGCATGCATTGTACAAAGCACTTGATCAGGGCAAAGTTGGCATCTTTGAAAGTCCAACTGGAAcg GGCAAGTCTTTGAGTCTGATATGTGGAGCTCTGAGCTGGCTCACAGACTATGAGGACAGGAAGAAGCAGGAGGCAGCTGCTCTGCTTCAGGAAGGAGAAGCATCTCTTTCCACATCTACTGCTCAATCCTCCGTTACCAGCTCCTCAGCAGAGCCTGACTGGATCACTGATTTTGTTCAGAAAAAGGCTGAGCGTGATTTGGTGACAAAGTTGAAG gaGGACGaattgaaaagaaagaagagggaagAACGGTTAGAAATGATCAGAAACAACGTTCAGCTAAAGTATGCAATGAAAAGAAAG AgcgatgaggatgatgaagcaTTCAAGTTGCTCAAGCTCAGTAAAGaagaacaaacagagacacaaggAGATCAAGAGGATGAGGAGCTTATCATTGCAGAATACGAGAGTGATGATGAGTCAAAGAGCAAAAGCAG ATTCTGTGGGCCTGAAGATGACGAAGATGATGAGCTAATCGAAGAACATGTGactaag ATTTACTACTGCAGTCGCACTCACTCCCAGCTCGCTCAATTTGTCCATGAGGTTCAAAAGAGCCCCTTTAGCAAGGACATCAGTCTGGTCACACTGGGTTCACGGCAg AATCTGTGTATCAACGAGGAGGTGCGTCGCCTGGGCAGCATCCAGCGCATTAATGACCGCTGCATGgagatgcagaaaaacaaacatg AGAAGCAGCATCATGAAGAGGGTGTGAAACGTAAGCGAGGCCCGGCAAAGAGTGTGTGTCCCTACAATAAAGCTTCAGCACTGCAGCAGATGAGGGATGAAGTTGTGGGAACGGCCCATGACAtagagcagctgctgaagctTGGCAGGGAAATGCATGCATGTCCTTACTACGCCACACGCCTGGCTATTCCCCCTGCACAG TTGGTGGTGTTGCCCTATCAGATGGTGCTTCATGAAGCTACAAGAAGATCAACAGGGATCCAGCTGAAGGGACAA atcGTGATCATAGACGAAGCTCACAATCTTAGTGACACACTTTCCTGTATACACAGTGCAGAGTTGACTGGAGCACAG CTTTGCCGTGCTCACTCCCAGCTCACCCAGTATGCTGACCGCTATAA GAGCAGGCTGAAAGCAAAGAACCTGATGTACATCAAACAGATCCTGTTTGTGGTCGAAGGGCTAGTCCGGGTGCTGGGAG GTAAGGTGGGGCAGAATCCACAGAGTCAGATTACACAAACAG GAACAGAGATGCTGACGATTAACAACTTCCTCTTCAAGGCTCAGATCGACAATATCAACTTGTTTAAG TTACAGAAATACTTTGAGAAGAGCATGATCAGCAGAAAA ctgggTGGCTTTGTGGAGAAGTACGCAGGTTCAGGGGTGAGCGTGCACACTCAGAGCAGCTCCAACAAAGAGAACCGACGCACAGAGGGCTTAAACCGCTACCTTCAAACACTGCAGACCAACCAGAACACTGCACCGG TTTCTTCACCAGACCAGCAGGGGTCTGCAGAGGCAGACAAAGTGCTGTCTGCATCTCCCATGATGCAGGTGGAGGGTTTCTTTATGGCTCTCACCAACAGCAACACTGATGGCAGAGTGGTGGTTCACAGACAAg GTACTTTGTCAGAAGGCAGTGTCAAGTTCCTGTTGTTGAATCCAGCAGTCCACTTTGCCCAGGTGCTGAAGGAGTGCAGAGCAGTCATCATCGCAGGGGGAACTATGCAGCCT GTTTCAGACTTCAAACAAGAACTACTGTTTTCTGCCGGAGTGGGAGAGGAGCGTATCACTGAGTTTTCCTGTG GTCATGTAATTCCTCCCGAGAACATTCTCCCCCTTGTCTTGTGCAGCGGGCCGTCTGGCCAGGAGCTGGATTTTACTTTCCAAAACAGAGACTCTCCACGCATG ATGGACGAGACAGGGCGCATCCTCTCCAACATTTGTAACGTGGTGCCAGGAGGCGTCGTGTGTTTCTTCCCCTCTTATGAGTACTCGAGGCGGATCATTTCTCACTGGGAGGCCAGTGGTGCTCTGACTCGTCTCGCCAACAAAAAGAAG ATCTTCCAGGAGCCAAAGAAGGCCAACCAGGTAGAGCAGGTGCTGAACGACTTCACCCGTTGTATCCAG AGGTGCGCGCTGGACAGCGGTGGACTCACAGGGGCGTTACTGTTCTCTGTGGTTGGAGGGAAGATGAGCGAGGGCATCAATTTCTCTGATGATCTGGGCAG GTGTGTGGTGATGGTGGGAATGCCGTATCCCAACATCAAATCCCCAGAGCTGCAGGAAAAGATGTCCTATCTGGACAAACACCTG cctcACAGTGGAGGGAGAAGCCCTGGCCAAGCACTGATAGAAAATCTCTGCATGAAGGCCGTCAATCAGTCCATAG GAAGAGCTATCCGTCACCGTGGTGACTATTCCTCCATTGTGCTGTGTGACAAACGTTACTCCAGACCCGCCACGCTCTCTAAACTCCCCACATGGATCAAAAGTCGCACCAGCACATGCACAACCTTTGGGCCTGCTTTTGCTGCGATGCGGAAG TTCTTCcaggaaaaaaagcagaagcagGTGTAG